The following coding sequences lie in one Halalkalicoccus subterraneus genomic window:
- a CDS encoding PRC-barrel domain-containing protein: MVNELTDDLIGKDVETHDGQQVGTVSDVEGEQFYVNFTGTEMEKERQQEVHAGDIDEVAGETIVLVEST; encoded by the coding sequence ATGGTAAACGAACTCACTGACGACCTGATCGGGAAGGACGTCGAGACCCACGACGGTCAGCAGGTCGGTACCGTCTCCGACGTCGAGGGCGAGCAGTTCTACGTGAACTTCACCGGGACGGAGATGGAAAAGGAGCGCCAACAGGAGGTCCACGCCGGCGACATCGACGAGGTGGCCGGCGAGACGATCGTCCTCGTCGAAAGCACCTAG
- a CDS encoding energy-coupling factor transporter transmembrane component T family protein → MLSYVPEDSLAHRLDPRTKLAVQIGFVAAAFAHTTPAGLAVLTVLALCVLAIARLSALRALYAYRFALPVLLVGPLIEGVTLSGFAFDRAFGTGLASYRVLLILLVSAAYVRSTPVRESRAAIQWAVPGKPGAFLGMGTAVVFRLLPLLIADLKRVREAMAVRLAGERPVHERMALLAVTGVNRALSRAESVSLALRARCFAWNPTLPRLAFSRADLPALALAAGLGLAALY, encoded by the coding sequence GTGTTGAGCTACGTCCCCGAGGACTCGCTGGCTCACCGGCTCGATCCTCGGACGAAGCTCGCCGTCCAGATCGGGTTCGTCGCCGCTGCCTTCGCTCACACCACACCGGCGGGACTCGCCGTCCTGACCGTCCTCGCACTCTGTGTGCTCGCGATCGCGCGCCTCTCGGCGCTTCGGGCGCTCTACGCCTACCGCTTCGCCCTGCCCGTCCTGCTGGTCGGCCCGCTAATCGAGGGCGTGACGCTCTCGGGGTTCGCTTTCGATAGAGCGTTCGGGACGGGACTCGCGAGCTATCGCGTACTGCTGATCCTGCTGGTTTCGGCGGCCTACGTCCGCTCGACGCCCGTCAGGGAATCGCGCGCGGCGATCCAGTGGGCAGTGCCTGGGAAGCCGGGAGCCTTCCTCGGGATGGGTACGGCCGTCGTCTTCCGGCTGCTGCCGCTACTGATCGCGGATCTGAAGCGCGTCCGCGAGGCGATGGCCGTCCGGCTGGCGGGCGAGCGGCCCGTCCACGAGCGGATGGCGCTGCTGGCGGTCACAGGTGTAAACCGGGCGCTGTCGCGAGCCGAGAGTGTCTCGCTGGCGCTTCGTGCGCGGTGTTTCGCGTGGAACCCCACCCTCCCGCGGCTCGCGTTCTCGCGTGCGGATCTGCCCGCACTGGCGCTCGCGGCCGGGCTCGGGCTCGCGGCGCTCTACTAG
- the fdhF gene encoding formate dehydrogenase subunit alpha codes for MSTNPTPRVPEIEDPQPNTPLTEDFRTGTANDPTIDYEEGMAHLTVDGQSVAVQKGATLLDALEAVETDGTVPAVCYYDRGDEGDAGDHGRFEVGPRSECRTCVVETEQEGLVPACSHPVEDGMTVRTDTGDASEARDVNLDLLLSNHNLRCTTCSQNGRCELQDASIENDVEHPRYGVFDERDAYEPIDDTSSFIQIDRNKCILCNRCVEACNDVQVEGVLRIEGTGPDTRIGFQSEAETMDDSTCVSCGHCATVCPTGSLTEKGLVDQTTLPLPGFTQKNSIGTVIEREPAETIETAEAPNRELRGRRPDDELEGKSGVATMMARAKREAADARESAGKRAHDVVDGAMADVEHAAEFTAANSMPEGALFDIGKSVGKARLSRMDKAETTCGYCAVGCRFELYGKDDEVLAARPAEPEATPANDFSTCVKGKFGYDYVNSDERLDQPLVKEDGEFREASWGEALDRVAEGLSDVQDEHGPDTVSVLSSSKTTNEENFAIQKFARQVLGTKNVDNCTRLCHSSTVAALKQTVGYGAMTNRIEDIGNTDCYLITGANTTESHPVLATRIKQNARDGADMFVFDPRKIELAEHADQYTRTEGGHDIAWINGMLRYIIENDLQDDEFIAERTRNFEAVEEKVEEFTPEKVEELTNVSPEELKNAAETIAEADTCVFGWAMGISQHTYGTQTVLALADLALATGHLGKENAGLSPFRGQNNVQGGGGDMGPIPDNLPGYQELSDDDVLAKFEDEWGVRPPDEPGLRVTEMFDEVDAGNLRGMYVVGENPAISEPDLTNARESLEELDFLAVQDLFMTETAQYADVVLPAAAITEKYGTVTNTERRVQMVRPVADPPGKAHADWEIVQKLAERLGFDWGYENPTQIMDEINELVPIYGGITHERLEERGEGLQWPCPDEDHPGTANLYTEEFNFEDGKARFVPADLGDPTELPNEEFPIALTSGRVLYHWHTGQLTRRDEGLMGHVGESFAEIHPQTAGTVGVADGEYVEVESNRGSIVVKAKVTERTAPGKVFIPMHFATGAVNELTQEELDPISRIPDYKMASVKVTSMGADPEREPLGTPGAAGEPADD; via the coding sequence ATGAGTACTAACCCCACGCCACGCGTTCCCGAGATCGAGGACCCGCAACCGAACACGCCGCTGACCGAGGACTTCCGGACCGGGACGGCGAACGACCCGACCATCGACTACGAGGAGGGGATGGCTCACCTCACGGTCGACGGCCAGTCCGTCGCCGTTCAGAAGGGTGCAACGCTGCTCGACGCCCTCGAAGCGGTCGAGACGGACGGCACCGTCCCCGCGGTCTGTTACTACGACCGGGGCGACGAGGGCGACGCGGGCGATCACGGGCGCTTCGAGGTCGGCCCGCGAAGCGAGTGTCGCACCTGCGTGGTCGAAACGGAACAGGAGGGGCTCGTCCCCGCCTGTAGCCACCCCGTCGAGGACGGGATGACTGTCAGAACGGACACCGGCGACGCGAGTGAGGCCCGTGACGTGAACCTCGATCTGCTGCTCTCGAACCACAACCTCCGGTGTACGACCTGCTCGCAGAACGGCCGGTGTGAACTGCAGGACGCCTCGATCGAGAACGACGTCGAGCACCCTCGGTATGGCGTTTTCGACGAGCGCGACGCCTACGAGCCGATCGACGACACCTCCTCGTTCATCCAGATCGACCGCAACAAGTGTATCCTCTGTAACCGCTGTGTCGAGGCCTGCAACGACGTGCAGGTCGAGGGCGTCCTGCGGATCGAGGGGACGGGCCCCGACACCCGGATCGGCTTCCAGAGCGAGGCCGAGACGATGGACGACTCGACCTGTGTCTCGTGTGGCCACTGCGCGACGGTCTGTCCGACCGGATCGCTCACCGAGAAGGGGTTGGTCGATCAAACGACGCTGCCGCTGCCGGGGTTCACCCAGAAGAACTCCATCGGGACGGTCATCGAGCGCGAGCCCGCAGAGACCATCGAGACCGCCGAGGCGCCCAACCGCGAGCTCCGGGGCCGCCGGCCCGACGACGAACTCGAAGGGAAGTCCGGCGTCGCGACGATGATGGCCCGCGCGAAGCGCGAGGCCGCCGACGCCCGCGAGTCCGCCGGCAAGCGCGCCCACGACGTCGTCGACGGGGCGATGGCGGACGTCGAGCACGCCGCGGAGTTCACCGCGGCCAACTCGATGCCCGAGGGCGCGCTGTTCGACATCGGGAAGTCGGTCGGCAAGGCCCGCCTCTCGCGGATGGACAAGGCGGAAACCACCTGTGGGTACTGCGCGGTGGGCTGTCGGTTCGAGCTCTACGGGAAGGACGACGAGGTGCTCGCCGCCCGGCCCGCCGAACCGGAGGCGACGCCCGCGAACGACTTCTCGACGTGCGTGAAGGGGAAGTTCGGCTACGACTACGTCAACAGCGACGAGCGCCTGGATCAGCCCCTCGTCAAGGAGGACGGCGAGTTCCGCGAGGCCAGTTGGGGCGAGGCGCTCGACCGGGTCGCCGAGGGTCTTTCGGACGTCCAGGACGAACACGGCCCCGATACCGTCTCGGTGCTTTCGTCCTCGAAGACGACCAACGAGGAGAACTTCGCGATCCAGAAGTTCGCCCGGCAGGTCCTGGGCACCAAGAACGTCGACAACTGCACGCGGCTGTGTCACTCCTCGACGGTCGCGGCGCTGAAACAGACCGTCGGCTACGGCGCGATGACCAACCGGATCGAGGACATCGGCAACACCGACTGCTACCTGATCACGGGCGCCAACACCACCGAGAGCCACCCCGTGCTCGCGACCCGGATCAAACAGAACGCCCGCGACGGTGCGGACATGTTCGTCTTCGACCCCCGGAAGATCGAGCTCGCGGAGCACGCAGACCAGTACACCCGCACCGAGGGCGGCCACGACATCGCGTGGATCAACGGGATGCTACGGTATATCATCGAGAACGACCTTCAGGACGACGAGTTCATCGCAGAGCGCACCCGGAACTTCGAGGCCGTCGAGGAGAAAGTCGAGGAGTTCACCCCCGAGAAGGTCGAGGAGCTGACGAACGTCTCGCCGGAGGAGTTGAAGAACGCCGCCGAGACGATCGCCGAGGCCGACACCTGCGTGTTCGGTTGGGCGATGGGCATCTCCCAGCATACGTACGGAACGCAGACGGTGCTGGCGCTCGCCGATCTGGCGCTCGCGACGGGGCATCTGGGCAAGGAAAACGCCGGCCTCTCGCCGTTCCGCGGCCAGAACAACGTCCAGGGCGGGGGCGGGGACATGGGTCCGATCCCGGACAACCTGCCGGGCTACCAGGAGCTTTCGGATGACGACGTCCTCGCGAAGTTCGAGGACGAATGGGGCGTCCGACCGCCCGACGAGCCCGGCCTGCGCGTGACCGAGATGTTCGACGAGGTCGACGCTGGCAACCTCCGGGGGATGTACGTCGTCGGGGAGAACCCCGCGATCTCCGAGCCCGACCTCACGAACGCCCGCGAGAGCTTGGAGGAGCTCGACTTCCTCGCGGTTCAGGACCTCTTCATGACCGAGACCGCCCAGTACGCCGACGTGGTGTTGCCGGCGGCGGCGATCACCGAGAAATACGGGACGGTCACCAACACCGAGCGCCGGGTCCAGATGGTTCGACCGGTCGCCGACCCGCCGGGGAAGGCCCACGCCGACTGGGAGATCGTCCAGAAGCTCGCCGAACGGCTGGGCTTCGACTGGGGCTACGAGAACCCCACGCAGATCATGGACGAGATCAACGAGCTGGTGCCGATCTACGGCGGGATCACACACGAACGCCTCGAAGAGCGCGGGGAGGGCCTGCAGTGGCCCTGTCCCGACGAGGACCACCCCGGGACGGCGAACCTCTACACCGAGGAGTTCAACTTCGAGGACGGCAAGGCCCGCTTCGTCCCTGCCGATCTGGGCGATCCCACGGAGCTCCCCAACGAGGAGTTCCCGATCGCGCTGACCTCCGGGCGGGTGCTGTATCACTGGCATACCGGCCAGCTCACCCGGCGCGACGAGGGCCTGATGGGCCACGTCGGCGAGAGCTTCGCCGAGATCCACCCCCAGACCGCCGGCACGGTCGGCGTCGCCGACGGGGAGTACGTCGAGGTCGAGTCGAACCGGGGATCGATCGTCGTCAAGGCCAAAGTCACCGAACGCACCGCCCCGGGCAAGGTGTTCATCCCGATGCACTTCGCAACGGGGGCGGTCAACGAGCTGACCCAGGAGGAGCTCGACCCCATCAGCCGGATCCCGGACTACAAGATGGCGAGCGTCAAAGTCACCTCGATGGGGGCCGACCCCGAGCGCGAGCCGCTCGGCACGCCCGGCGCGGCGGGCGAACCTGCCGACGACTGA